One Tachysurus fulvidraco isolate hzauxx_2018 chromosome 2, HZAU_PFXX_2.0, whole genome shotgun sequence DNA segment encodes these proteins:
- the ptprc gene encoding receptor-type tyrosine-protein phosphatase C isoform X47: MAKVPGLMFVLLVLAGLVIYIQGAGSPDQDKDIQGAGSPDQDKDIQGAGSPDQDKDIQGAGSPDQDKVSGSPANTSSTKPETNQNTETKVTVPITVSGSPALTSSTQHQTNPTTQTGGAVNTSVSGLPTLTPSTQHQTNTTIQKEGAVNTSVSGLPTLTPSTQHQTNVTTKTGVTVPITVSGSPALTSSTQHQTNPTTQTGGAVNTSVSGLPTLTPSTQHQTNTTIQKEGAVNTSVSGLPTLTPSTQHQTNVTTKTGVVITVPVSPASTNSSQHQTNTNITTEGTLPSTSGSPTSTNSTQNQTNTTINTEDNSTTILHSSTQQQPISSTAMATTAVSNTSDLHSTTQQPISSTAMATTDNQTQSTSVPLTSSPTDTTSPTLTNNATTVKPLPCKYNYSFNDEWKVGFNINDVKGIYNITLNNVMLDNTRTIPVQREMKKYQISFTSLKPCQKYAVSFTPSCTPSKEKYSHLETRTLVDSDVSFTLKNDQVCFKTVWNLTFEKECITVTKDNSCSNSKLNFKEDVCNKTYVPFQLPPVKPVFNITNKFPNEFNWINKPKQCPNNLTYSCNDTIVKASELKPFIDYTCKGTYNFGNRPITSNLTKVKIECYIGNVTIVEKTASSIKARWDLSSTNCPNITKDITLEASCTNNTSKKVKMNCSGDYCEIKDLEAFTTYNCTFNAKYNYRKFLTVPKIERTLSTKPELNCNSPELTSHNSYKITCSIISWHGDRGEVKAELFIDGQGKNVKQAILTLTESKYSYEFKDLYYLTHYKVQVTAINGNGNKTEREFVHFDTKYNDKAVLGFLSFLIIVTSIALLFVLYKIYLLKREKSSRNEQEMDDLLPSNALLRVEPINADDLLDAYKKKRADEGRLFMEEFQSIPRIFSNFSVREAKKSENHPKNRYVDILPYDYNRVCLSHGGTDDYINGSFIEGYKETNKYIAAQGPKEETIGDFWTMIWEQKTSIIVMVTRCEEGNKNKCAQYWPSMERETEIFDDLVVKIKGEEKCPDYIIRHLTLMNRKEKSAEREVTHIQFTSWPDHGVPSDPGLLLKLRRRVNSFKNFFSGPIVIHCSAGVGRTGTYICIDAMIESLEAEGRVDIYGYVVKLRRQRCLMVQVEAQYVLIHTALIEYSQFGETEMALSSFHSEVSTLRQKEGSEPSLMELEFQKLPKFKTYRSANTARTEENKNKNRSSIIPYDFNRVPIKVDDEVSHDSDADDEQDYSSDEEDEVPTKYINASYLDGYWMPSSFIVAQGPMEDTVADFLHMLYQKQVQTVFMLSNCTENDKEFCTQYWHDEKKTFEEMVVEVKETENTPTYIRRCLEIQHTKRKDSHTLQQYQFLKWAGQELPDNPLDLVDMMRSVRQSGDNNNKNKNLPILAHCNDGSSRSGIFCALWKLLDSADTEKLVDIFQVAKDMRKARMGMLTSFEQYNFLYAALEVAYPVQNGEVKKPSEAPADTVQVINESTALISPSTGTDTEESTKEGTGSVSPEEGATEASTEPEKSLSESTPNGPTATAEAESV, translated from the exons ATATCCAAGGAGCTGGCAGTCCAGACCAAGATAAAG ATATCCAAGGAGCTGGCAGTCCAGACCAAGATAAAG ATATCCAAGGAGCTGGCAGTCCAGACCAAGATAAAG TGTCAGGCTCACCCGCAAACACCAGCTCAACTAAAccagaaacaaaccaaaacacgGAGACAAAAG TTACAGTCCCAATCACAGTGTCAGGCTCACCCGCACTCACCTCCTCAACTCAACACCAAACAAACCCAACCACACAGACAGGAG GTGCAGTAAACACCAGTGTGTCAGGCTTACCCACACTCACCCCCTCAACtcaacaccaaacaaacacaaccatACAGAAAGAAG GTGCAGTAAACACCAGTGTGTCAGGCTTACCCACACTCACCCCCTCAACTCAACACCAAACAAACGTAACCACAAAGACAGGAG TTACAGTCCCAATCACAGTGTCAGGCTCACCCGCACTCACCTCCTCAACTCAACACCAAACAAACCCAACCACACAGACAGGAG GTGCAGTAAACACCAGTGTGTCAGGCTTACCCACACTCACCCCCTCAACtcaacaccaaacaaacacaaccatACAGAAAGAAG GTGCAGTAAACACCAGTGTGTCAGGCTTACCCACACTCACCCCCTCAACTCAACACCAAACAAACGTAACCACAAAGACAGGAG TCGTTATCACAGTGCCAGTCTCACCCGCAAGCACCAACTCATCtcaacaccaaacaaacacaaacataacaacAGAAG GTACACTCCCAAGCACATCAGGCTCACCCACAAGCACCAACTCAACTCAAAACCAAACTAACACAACCATAAATACAGAAG ACAATAGCACAACAATCTTGCACTCAAGCACGCAACAACAACCAATTTCAAGCACAGCCATGGCTACAACAG CAGTCAGTAACACATCAGACTTGCACTCAACCACGCAACAACCAATTTCAAGCACAGCCATGGCTACAACAG ACAACCAAACCCAAAGCACCTCTGTCCCACTCACATCCTCACCCACGGACACAACCTCACCCACACTCACGAACAACGCAACAACAG tgaAACCCTTACCGT GCAAATACAACTACAGCTTCAACGATGAATGGAAAGTGGGATTTAACATAAATGATGTTAAAGGCATTTACAACATTACGCTGAACAACGTTATGTTGGACAacaccagaacaatcccagtgCAACGTGAAATGAAGAAATACCAAATATCATTTACATCACTAAAGCCTTGCCAAAAATATGCTGTCAGTTTTACTCCCTCCTGTACTCCcagtaaagaaaaatacagtcATCTGGAAACAAGAACATTGG TTGACTCAGATGTAAGTTTCACACTGAAGAATGATCAAGTGTGTTTCAAGACCGTGTGGAATTTGACTTTTGAAAAAGAATGTATAACCGTCACTAAGGATAACTCCTGCAGCAATAGTAAACTGAACTTTAAAGAAGACGTCTGTAATAAAACCTATGTACCTTTCCAACTTCCCCCAG TAAAGCctgtttttaatattacaaaCAAGTTCCCAAATGAATTTAATTGGATTAATAAGCCTAAACAATGCCCAAACAACCTCACATACTCCTGCAATG ACACAATCGTTAAAGCCTCAGAGTTGAAACCTTTTATAGATTATACATGCAAGGGGACATATAATTTCGGAAACAGACCAATCACTAGCAACCTCACGAAAGTTAAGATTGAATGCT ATATTGGTAATGTCACTATTGTCGAAAAAACGGCAAGCAGCATCAAGGCAAGATGGGATTTAAGCAGCACAAACTGCCCAAACATTACCAAGGATATCACTTTGGAAGCGAGCTGCACCAATAACACATCCAAAAAAGTCAAAA tgaACTGTTCTGGGGACTACTGTGAAATTAAGGATTTGGAAGCCTTTACTACATATAACTGCACTTTTAATGCAAAGTACAATTATAGAAAATTCCTCACTGTTCCCAAAATTGAGAGGACCTTATCTACAA AACCCGAATTAAATTGCAATTCACCTGAGCTTACTTCTCATAATTCGTACAAAATTACATGTAGTATTATAAGTTGGCACGGGGACAGGGGAGAAGTCAAAGCAGAGCTCTTCATAGATGGTCAAGGGAAGAACGTAAAGCAGGCAATTTTGACTTTAACTGAAAGCAAATATTCATATGAATTCAAAGACCTCTACTACTTAACACACTATAAAGTGCAG GTCACTGCCATAAATGGTAACGGGAATAAAACTGAGAGGGAGTTTGTGCATTTTGATACTAAAT ACAATGACAAAGCTGTTCTTGGATTCCTGAGCTTTCTCATTATTGTCACGTCTATCGCGCTCCTGTTTGTCCTGTACAAGATCTACCTTTTAAAGAGGGAAAAGTCAAG CAGGAATGAACAGGAAATGGATGACCTTCTTCCATCAA ATGCGCTGCTTAGAGTGGAACCCATAAATGCTGATGACCTGCTCGATGCGTACAAGAAGAAGAGGGCTGATGAAGGACGTCTGTTCATGGAAGAATTTCAG AGCATTCCACGTATTTTCTCCAATTTCTCAGTCAGAGAGgccaaaaaatcagaaaaccaTCCAAAGAATCGCTACGTTGACATTCTTCCCT ATGACTACAATcgcgtctgtctctctcacggAGGAACAGATGACTACATCAACGGCAGTTTCATTGAG ggTTACAAGGAAACCAATAAATACATCGCAGCCCAAG gaCCCAAGGAAGAGACGATAGGAGATTTCTGGACGATGATCTGGGAGCAGAAGACTTCCATTATTGTCATGGTAACCCGTTGTGAAGAAGGAAACAAG AACAAATGTGCTCAGTATTGGCCATCgatggagagagaaacagagatttTTGATGATTTGGTTGTGAAAATCAAGGGAGAGGAAAAATGCCCGGATTACATAATCCGCCACCTGACCCTGATGAAC CGTAAAGAGAAGTCAGCAGAACGTGAAGTGACTCACATCCAGTTCACAAGCTGGCCCGACCATGGCGTCCCATCTGATCCCGGCCTGCTCCTTAAACTTCGCCGCAGGGTCAACTCCTTCAAAAACTTCTTCAGTGGACCGATTGTCATTCACTGCAG TGCCGGAGTTGGACGCACAGGGACCTATATCTGTATCGATGCCATGATTGAGAGTCTGGAGGCAGAAGGACGTGTGGACATTTATGGATATGTGGTCAAACTTCGCCGTCAAAGATGCCTCATGGTCCAAGTGGAG GCCCAGTATGTGCTCATCCACACGGCGCTGATCGAATACAGTCAGTTTGGCGAGACGGAAATGGCGCTCTCGAGTTTCCACTCGGAGGTCAGCACACTCAGACAGAAGGAGGGAAGTGAACCGTCTTTAATGGAGTTGGAGTTTCAG AAACTTCCAAAATTCAAAACCTACAGGTCGGCCAACACGGCACGCACCGAGgagaacaagaacaaaaaccGCTCGTCTATCATTCCAT ACGACTTTAACAGAGTCCCAATTAAAGTGGACGATGAAGTCAGCCATGACAGTGATGCTGACGATGAGCAGGATTATTCCTcagatgaggaagatgaagtCCCCACCAAATACATCAACGCCTCCTATTTGGAT GGATACTGGATGCCGAGTAGCTTCATTGTGGCACAGGGACCCATGGAGGATACGGTTGCTGACTTTCTGCACATGCTGTATCAGAAGCAGGTTCAAACTGTCTTCATGCTCTCGAATTGCACTGAGAATGACAAG GAGTTCTGCACCCAGTATTGGCATGATGAGAAGAAAACATTTGAGGAGATGGTGGTGGAGGTTAAAGAGACTGAAAACACCCCTACATACATCAGACGGTGCCTAGAAATACAGCACACCAAG AGGAAAGACAGCCACACACTGCAGCAGTACCAGTTCCTGAAATGGGCGGGTCAGGAGCTTCCAGACAACCCTCTCGATTTGGTTGACATGATGAGGAGTGTCAGACAGAGcggtgacaacaacaacaaaaacaagaatttGCCCATTCTGGCACACTGCAA TGATGGCTCCTCACGTTCTGGAATATTCTGCGCCTTGTGGAAGCTTCTGGACAGTGCGGACACAGAGAAACTGGTGGACATCTTCCAGGTGGCCAAGGACATGCGCAAGGCTCGCATGGGCATGCTCACCAGCTTT GAGCAGTACAATTTCCTGTATGCTGCCCTGGAGGTTGCGTATCCGGTGCAGAACGGTGAGGTGAAGAAGCCCAGCGAAGCCCCTGCTGACACTGTGCAGGTTATTAACGAATCCACAGCACTGATCAGTCCCAGCACAGGCACCGACACCGAAGAGAGTACCAAGGAAGGTACCGGCTCAGTATCGCCTGAAGAGGGAGCCACTGAGGCCAGCACAGAGCCAGAGAAAAGCCTTAGTGAGAGCACCCCTAACGGTCCGACTGCTACAGCAGAGGCCGAATCTGTTTAA
- the ptprc gene encoding receptor-type tyrosine-protein phosphatase C isoform X49, translating into MAKVPGLMFVLLVLAGLVICQTPVIAQPSDTTQETKTSQTPDIQGAGSPDQDKVSGSPANTSSTKPETNQNTETKVTVPITVSGSPALTSSTQHQTNPTTQTGGAVNTSVSGLPTLTPSTQHQTNVTISDTDEGAGKENPNADIQGAGSPDQDKVSGSPANTSSTKPETNQNTETKDIQGAGSPDQDKVSGSPANTSSTKPETNQNTETKVTVPITVSGSPALTSSTQHQTNPTTQTGDIQGAGSPDQDKVSGSPANTSSTKPETNQNTETKDNSTTILHSSTQQQPISSTAMATTAVSNTSDLHSTTQQPISSTAMATTDNQTQSTSVPLTSSPTDTTSPTLTNNATTVKPLPCKYNYSFNDEWKVGFNINDVKGIYNITLNNVMLDNTRTIPVQREMKKYQISFTSLKPCQKYAVSFTPSCTPSKEKYSHLETRTLVDSDVSFTLKNDQVCFKTVWNLTFEKECITVTKDNSCSNSKLNFKEDVCNKTYVPFQLPPVKPVFNITNKFPNEFNWINKPKQCPNNLTYSCNDTIVKASELKPFIDYTCKGTYNFGNRPITSNLTKVKIECYIGNVTIVEKTASSIKARWDLSSTNCPNITKDITLEASCTNNTSKKVKMNCSGDYCEIKDLEAFTTYNCTFNAKYNYRKFLTVPKIERTLSTKPELNCNSPELTSHNSYKITCSIISWHGDRGEVKAELFIDGQGKNVKQAILTLTESKYSYEFKDLYYLTHYKVQVTAINGNGNKTEREFVHFDTKYNDKAVLGFLSFLIIVTSIALLFVLYKIYLLKREKSSRNEQEMDDLLPSNALLRVEPINADDLLDAYKKKRADEGRLFMEEFQSIPRIFSNFSVREAKKSENHPKNRYVDILPYDYNRVCLSHGGTDDYINGSFIEGYKETNKYIAAQGPKEETIGDFWTMIWEQKTSIIVMVTRCEEGNKNKCAQYWPSMERETEIFDDLVVKIKGEEKCPDYIIRHLTLMNRKEKSAEREVTHIQFTSWPDHGVPSDPGLLLKLRRRVNSFKNFFSGPIVIHCSAGVGRTGTYICIDAMIESLEAEGRVDIYGYVVKLRRQRCLMVQVEAQYVLIHTALIEYSQFGETEMALSSFHSEVSTLRQKEGSEPSLMELEFQKLPKFKTYRSANTARTEENKNKNRSSIIPYDFNRVPIKVDDEVSHDSDADDEQDYSSDEEDEVPTKYINASYLDGYWMPSSFIVAQGPMEDTVADFLHMLYQKQVQTVFMLSNCTENDKEFCTQYWHDEKKTFEEMVVEVKETENTPTYIRRCLEIQHTKRKDSHTLQQYQFLKWAGQELPDNPLDLVDMMRSVRQSGDNNNKNKNLPILAHCNDGSSRSGIFCALWKLLDSADTEKLVDIFQVAKDMRKARMGMLTSFEQYNFLYAALEVAYPVQNGEVKKPSEAPADTVQVINESTALISPSTGTDTEESTKEGTGSVSPEEGATEASTEPEKSLSESTPNGPTATAEAESV; encoded by the exons ATATCCAAGGAGCTGGCAGTCCAGACCAAGATAAAG TGTCAGGCTCACCCGCAAACACCAGCTCAACTAAAccagaaacaaaccaaaacacgGAGACAAAAG ATATCCAAGGAGCTGGCAGTCCAGACCAAGATAAAG TGTCAGGCTCACCCGCAAACACCAGCTCAACTAAAccagaaacaaaccaaaacacgGAGACAAAAG TTACAGTCCCAATCACAGTGTCAGGCTCACCCGCACTCACCTCCTCAACTCAACACCAAACAAACCCAACCACACAGACAGGAG ATATCCAAGGAGCTGGCAGTCCAGACCAAGATAAAG TGTCAGGCTCACCCGCAAACACCAGCTCAACTAAAccagaaacaaaccaaaacacgGAGACAAAAG ACAATAGCACAACAATCTTGCACTCAAGCACGCAACAACAACCAATTTCAAGCACAGCCATGGCTACAACAG CAGTCAGTAACACATCAGACTTGCACTCAACCACGCAACAACCAATTTCAAGCACAGCCATGGCTACAACAG ACAACCAAACCCAAAGCACCTCTGTCCCACTCACATCCTCACCCACGGACACAACCTCACCCACACTCACGAACAACGCAACAACAG tgaAACCCTTACCGT GCAAATACAACTACAGCTTCAACGATGAATGGAAAGTGGGATTTAACATAAATGATGTTAAAGGCATTTACAACATTACGCTGAACAACGTTATGTTGGACAacaccagaacaatcccagtgCAACGTGAAATGAAGAAATACCAAATATCATTTACATCACTAAAGCCTTGCCAAAAATATGCTGTCAGTTTTACTCCCTCCTGTACTCCcagtaaagaaaaatacagtcATCTGGAAACAAGAACATTGG TTGACTCAGATGTAAGTTTCACACTGAAGAATGATCAAGTGTGTTTCAAGACCGTGTGGAATTTGACTTTTGAAAAAGAATGTATAACCGTCACTAAGGATAACTCCTGCAGCAATAGTAAACTGAACTTTAAAGAAGACGTCTGTAATAAAACCTATGTACCTTTCCAACTTCCCCCAG TAAAGCctgtttttaatattacaaaCAAGTTCCCAAATGAATTTAATTGGATTAATAAGCCTAAACAATGCCCAAACAACCTCACATACTCCTGCAATG ACACAATCGTTAAAGCCTCAGAGTTGAAACCTTTTATAGATTATACATGCAAGGGGACATATAATTTCGGAAACAGACCAATCACTAGCAACCTCACGAAAGTTAAGATTGAATGCT ATATTGGTAATGTCACTATTGTCGAAAAAACGGCAAGCAGCATCAAGGCAAGATGGGATTTAAGCAGCACAAACTGCCCAAACATTACCAAGGATATCACTTTGGAAGCGAGCTGCACCAATAACACATCCAAAAAAGTCAAAA tgaACTGTTCTGGGGACTACTGTGAAATTAAGGATTTGGAAGCCTTTACTACATATAACTGCACTTTTAATGCAAAGTACAATTATAGAAAATTCCTCACTGTTCCCAAAATTGAGAGGACCTTATCTACAA AACCCGAATTAAATTGCAATTCACCTGAGCTTACTTCTCATAATTCGTACAAAATTACATGTAGTATTATAAGTTGGCACGGGGACAGGGGAGAAGTCAAAGCAGAGCTCTTCATAGATGGTCAAGGGAAGAACGTAAAGCAGGCAATTTTGACTTTAACTGAAAGCAAATATTCATATGAATTCAAAGACCTCTACTACTTAACACACTATAAAGTGCAG GTCACTGCCATAAATGGTAACGGGAATAAAACTGAGAGGGAGTTTGTGCATTTTGATACTAAAT ACAATGACAAAGCTGTTCTTGGATTCCTGAGCTTTCTCATTATTGTCACGTCTATCGCGCTCCTGTTTGTCCTGTACAAGATCTACCTTTTAAAGAGGGAAAAGTCAAG CAGGAATGAACAGGAAATGGATGACCTTCTTCCATCAA ATGCGCTGCTTAGAGTGGAACCCATAAATGCTGATGACCTGCTCGATGCGTACAAGAAGAAGAGGGCTGATGAAGGACGTCTGTTCATGGAAGAATTTCAG AGCATTCCACGTATTTTCTCCAATTTCTCAGTCAGAGAGgccaaaaaatcagaaaaccaTCCAAAGAATCGCTACGTTGACATTCTTCCCT ATGACTACAATcgcgtctgtctctctcacggAGGAACAGATGACTACATCAACGGCAGTTTCATTGAG ggTTACAAGGAAACCAATAAATACATCGCAGCCCAAG gaCCCAAGGAAGAGACGATAGGAGATTTCTGGACGATGATCTGGGAGCAGAAGACTTCCATTATTGTCATGGTAACCCGTTGTGAAGAAGGAAACAAG AACAAATGTGCTCAGTATTGGCCATCgatggagagagaaacagagatttTTGATGATTTGGTTGTGAAAATCAAGGGAGAGGAAAAATGCCCGGATTACATAATCCGCCACCTGACCCTGATGAAC CGTAAAGAGAAGTCAGCAGAACGTGAAGTGACTCACATCCAGTTCACAAGCTGGCCCGACCATGGCGTCCCATCTGATCCCGGCCTGCTCCTTAAACTTCGCCGCAGGGTCAACTCCTTCAAAAACTTCTTCAGTGGACCGATTGTCATTCACTGCAG TGCCGGAGTTGGACGCACAGGGACCTATATCTGTATCGATGCCATGATTGAGAGTCTGGAGGCAGAAGGACGTGTGGACATTTATGGATATGTGGTCAAACTTCGCCGTCAAAGATGCCTCATGGTCCAAGTGGAG GCCCAGTATGTGCTCATCCACACGGCGCTGATCGAATACAGTCAGTTTGGCGAGACGGAAATGGCGCTCTCGAGTTTCCACTCGGAGGTCAGCACACTCAGACAGAAGGAGGGAAGTGAACCGTCTTTAATGGAGTTGGAGTTTCAG AAACTTCCAAAATTCAAAACCTACAGGTCGGCCAACACGGCACGCACCGAGgagaacaagaacaaaaaccGCTCGTCTATCATTCCAT ACGACTTTAACAGAGTCCCAATTAAAGTGGACGATGAAGTCAGCCATGACAGTGATGCTGACGATGAGCAGGATTATTCCTcagatgaggaagatgaagtCCCCACCAAATACATCAACGCCTCCTATTTGGAT GGATACTGGATGCCGAGTAGCTTCATTGTGGCACAGGGACCCATGGAGGATACGGTTGCTGACTTTCTGCACATGCTGTATCAGAAGCAGGTTCAAACTGTCTTCATGCTCTCGAATTGCACTGAGAATGACAAG GAGTTCTGCACCCAGTATTGGCATGATGAGAAGAAAACATTTGAGGAGATGGTGGTGGAGGTTAAAGAGACTGAAAACACCCCTACATACATCAGACGGTGCCTAGAAATACAGCACACCAAG AGGAAAGACAGCCACACACTGCAGCAGTACCAGTTCCTGAAATGGGCGGGTCAGGAGCTTCCAGACAACCCTCTCGATTTGGTTGACATGATGAGGAGTGTCAGACAGAGcggtgacaacaacaacaaaaacaagaatttGCCCATTCTGGCACACTGCAA TGATGGCTCCTCACGTTCTGGAATATTCTGCGCCTTGTGGAAGCTTCTGGACAGTGCGGACACAGAGAAACTGGTGGACATCTTCCAGGTGGCCAAGGACATGCGCAAGGCTCGCATGGGCATGCTCACCAGCTTT GAGCAGTACAATTTCCTGTATGCTGCCCTGGAGGTTGCGTATCCGGTGCAGAACGGTGAGGTGAAGAAGCCCAGCGAAGCCCCTGCTGACACTGTGCAGGTTATTAACGAATCCACAGCACTGATCAGTCCCAGCACAGGCACCGACACCGAAGAGAGTACCAAGGAAGGTACCGGCTCAGTATCGCCTGAAGAGGGAGCCACTGAGGCCAGCACAGAGCCAGAGAAAAGCCTTAGTGAGAGCACCCCTAACGGTCCGACTGCTACAGCAGAGGCCGAATCTGTTTAA